The DNA segment GCCATTGCCGATGAACCGATCTGGTTTTTCTCAAATGGTTCTTCAATTTCTTTAAGGTTCTGAAGCAAACGTAAATCGTTGGTAAATTTATGGGCAGATTGAGCAATATTTCCTAATAAAGCAACTACTTTAGCATCAATTTTTCTATCGTAAGTCTGTCCGGAAACTCCGAAAACTTTTTCAAAACCGAATCTTTTGGACAATTCTTTGTCTAAATGCTTAACTTTAGAGTAATCACCGTTAAAAAGCTCAAGGAAACTTGCTGCCGTTCCGGTGGTTCCTTTCACTCCTCTGAATCTTAATGTTTCCAAGAAAAAATCAAGTTCTTCTATATCCAGCACTAAACTTTGCAGCCAAAGCGTTGCTCTTTTTCCGACAGTAGTAAGCTGAGCCGGTTGAAAGTGTGTAAATCCTAAAGTCGGTAAATCTTTATATTGAATAGCAAAATCTGCTAAATTCTTCATTACGTTAACCAACTTTTTCTTTAAAATTAAAAGTCCGTCACGAATCTGAATCAAATCTGTATTATCTCCTACAAACGCCGAAGTTGCTCCCAAGTGAATAATTCCTTTGGCTGAAGGTGCCACATCACCATAAGCGTGAACGTGAGCCATTACATCATGACGGAATTTTTTCTCATATTCAGCTGCTTTTTCGTAATCGATATTTTCTGCATTGGCTTTCAACTCAGCAATTTGCTCGTCTGTGATTTCAAGACCAAGGTCTTTTTCGATTTCAGCAAGGGCAATCCAAAGCTTTCTCCAGTTCTGGAATTTATTGTTGTGAGAGAAGTTAAACAACATTTCTTCGCTGGAATAGCGTTCTTCCAATGGATTTTTGTAGGAATTCATTCTTTCTTTTACTTTTTAGCTATGCAAAAATAGGGTTTTTCCTTGAGAGTTGAAAATCGTTTTTTGCGACTGAATCATGTTACAAAATATCAAATGAATAAGAATTAAATAATAAAACCCACTCTTGAGAATGGCTTTGTGTTTATTAATGATAAATTACTACATCATTTTTCTTAATCTGATATCCTTTTTTCTTGTAAGGAATTAATACATAACTATCTTTAATTGCCTTTCCGCTTTTCCACACTTTGCTTTTGCCTTGTCTTTCAAGGATAATACTTTTTGCGGCGCCGTCCGGAATAAATATTTCTGCTTTTTTCATGTTTTTGCTGAAAATAACCGCAGTCATTGAAGCGTAACCTTTATCGGAATCTACTTCTTTGAGCTTGATTTTTTGTTCAAAAACGCGTACACATTCATTTCTTATCTGGGAATACGTATAGCCTGCTGAGCCAATACATCCGTGAACATCTCTGTCATTTCCTACAACCGGAGTCTTTTTTTGAGCCGGCATT comes from the Chryseobacterium nepalense genome and includes:
- the purB gene encoding adenylosuccinate lyase, encoding MNSYKNPLEERYSSEEMLFNFSHNNKFQNWRKLWIALAEIEKDLGLEITDEQIAELKANAENIDYEKAAEYEKKFRHDVMAHVHAYGDVAPSAKGIIHLGATSAFVGDNTDLIQIRDGLLILKKKLVNVMKNLADFAIQYKDLPTLGFTHFQPAQLTTVGKRATLWLQSLVLDIEELDFFLETLRFRGVKGTTGTAASFLELFNGDYSKVKHLDKELSKRFGFEKVFGVSGQTYDRKIDAKVVALLGNIAQSAHKFTNDLRLLQNLKEIEEPFEKNQIGSSAMAYKRNPMRSERIGALAKYVMSLTTSSAMVASTQWFERTLDDSANKRLTIPQAFLAVDAILLIWNNIMNGIVVYPNRINKHIMEELPFMATEYIIMEEVKAGGDRQEIHEVIRVHSMEASKQVKVEGKENDLIERILNDHSLKLDKSKLKEVLDPKNFIGFAPIQTEEFIKNEVQPIIDQNKDLIGLEADLKV